In Humulus lupulus chromosome 6, drHumLupu1.1, whole genome shotgun sequence, a single genomic region encodes these proteins:
- the LOC133784238 gene encoding uncharacterized protein LOC133784238 has translation MYQAEEEEEVPQLQRKPKKRIGESSQGPPAKKGRPEDPPQGTPTGQSPAPTGRTPTPPPAPSEQQTTLVRPNPPAAPAREHLSREEAHGARLKSRAIRSARDRLDRIGKGERVRAAMVQAEELPVDQIMNRALNEISSALLSAITARTRAQAYLEQAEAKAIERFQVKAAEELSDAEAKHAKELEAAIRERDAAVTKLSEAEAAKEAAVKLRQEYREFNKTHLREIKHLGEVLKTKDKAILSLEGKVKQLELDNSKNLEKYKRTTLRCFYNFWKHNQGADFSYLSEEVRTAELARCAAQLAEEEARAATPATPSVAGLEEKDDVEDVTNQDAAQDPPAPNTS, from the exons atgtaccaggctgaggaggaagaggaagttcctcaactccaacggaagcctaagaagagaattGGTGAATCCAGTcaaggccctccagccaagaagggtcgaccagaagatcctcctcagggtacgcctactgggcaaagtcctgcgccgactgggcgaactcctactcctcctccagctccttctgaacagcaaactactcttgttcggccgaatcctccagctgcgcctgccagggagcatctttctcgtgaagaggctcatggggccagacttaagagccgtgccatccgatccgcccgggaccgcctcgatcgcattggtaaaggcgagcgtgttagggccgcaatggttcaagctgaagagctgccagtcgaccagatcatgaacagggctttgaacgaaatctccagc gccttactttctgccattactgcccgtacccgagcccaggcttacctcgagcaggccgaggcaaaagccatcgagaggttccaggtgaaagcggccgaggagctttcggatgctgaggctaagcatgctaaggagttggaggcggcgatccgagagagggatgcagcggtgactaagctgtccgaggctgaagctgcgaaggaagcagcggtcaagttgaggcaagagtaccgggagttcaacaaaacccatctccgcgaaatcaagcatctgggggaggtactcaagaccaaggataaggctattctctccctcgagggcaaagtgaagcagttggagcttgacaactccaagaatctggaaaagtataagaggacaacactccgatgtttctacaatttctggaaacacaatcagggtgctgactttagctacctttcagaggaagtcagaactgcggagctggcccgatgtgctgcccaactggccgaggaggaagcaagagccgcgacccctgccactccaagcgttgCTGGTTTGGAAGAAAAAGATGAtgttgaggacgtgactaaccaggatgctgcccaggatcctccagccCCGAATACCTCTTGA